The genomic stretch GAATTATGGGTTCAGGGCAGTATATGAGATGCTTAATAAAAATGTTCTACCACTTGGGGGCTGAAATTATACCAAGAGGTTACATTCCAGAGGAAACCATAAAGAGAGTTATTAGTTGCATAAATAAAGGGTATCATATAAAAGTTAAGCCCTATAAAATTATCTGTGTGGAGACTGGAGAAGTTTTAGGAGAAAAATTGAATATAGACAACTATGTAATTGCTTCAATGTCGCAGATGATTTATAAATTAAATAAGGAGGAAGATTTAAATTTTCATCCAAAATTTGTGTTTATTAAAAGATTGGAAGGAATAAGTGGAACTAAGATAAGGGAGGCTATATTTAAAAATAAATTTGATGATGTTAAGGATATGCTACCTTCTACAACCCTTGAGATATTAAAAGAACTATCAAATAGTGGAAAACTAAATAGCTTAATATTAAAAAGATTTGAAGATAGAATACTAAAAACTGTAAATGAATATGATATTTATAAGTATGTTCCTAACAATGTTGCTGAAATATTAGAAAAAAATAAACCATACAATAATATAGATAAGATAAAAAATACTTTACCCAATGGATTTTCAAAACATTTTAAAGAAAGAATTTTATCCAAGTTAGAGGCGAGAATTCCAAATGAAACTATTTCAAAATATATAAATAATTATCCTTCTAAGATAAGAATATTAGCAATTAAAGATAATGATGAAATAAAAGAATAAATATTTAATATAAAGATAAAATGTGGAATCATGCAGAAACAGAGATTTTGCTTAGATACAAGTGCATTTACTGAACCCTCGGTTAGAAAAGCAATGAATGTTAAGACAATTACAGAATTAACAGATAAATTGATGGATTTGATAGCAGAGGCAAGGATAAAGTTAAATATCTCTTGTCATATACCATATCCAAGTGTATATAAGGAGTTAATTGGATTCCTGCAGAGTGAAAATTGCCCAAAAGATGTTATAATAAAGGTAGATACTTGGCTCGTTAAGAAAACTCCAAACAGATATGAAATAAAAATACCTTCAGAGATATTTTATGAATATGTTAAGGATTTGAGAGAGAGGATTAATAAAGGAATGAGAATTGGAGAAGAGCATATAATAAAATCTTCTGATATGGTTTATGAACTATCAAAAGGACATCCAGAAATGAGAAAAGATGAAATTATAAATAAAGTTCTATCAAAAACAATAAATACATTTAGAAATAAATATCGAAGTGCTTTAAGAGTTGGGACCTTAGACAGTGCTCCAGATTTGGATGTCTTATTATTGGCTAAAGAGTTAGATGCCGCAGTTGTGGCTACTGATGGGGGAATTGAAAAATGGGCTCAAAGATTGGGATTAAGATTTGTAAATGCAGTTAATTTTCCGTTTATGCTTGAGGAATACTTAAGACACGCTGATAGACATAGAAAATTTTAATAAGTCGGAAATTAATTTAATTAATATTAATTTATATTTATTATTTAAAAATAATAAAAAACACGAATAATTAGGGATAGTTATGACATTACTATTAATTAGAGGAGATAGTTATGAAAAATTAAAGAATGCCTTAGCAGATGTAGATAGGCATGCAGAATTAACAATTATAGGAAAACCTAAAATTATAGTTCCAGAGGCGGCAGATGAAATATTAGGGCATATACTTGGAGAAGTAAAAAAACCATGTAAAACAGCATGCGTTGCAAAGATTGCTGAAAAGGCTCCAAAAGCAATAGATAGAATTAGAAAAATTCATCCTCCTGCTCATATAGTAGTTATTAGCGAAAGATATGGTGATATTTATTATAAGTTGTTGGATGACTTTCCCAAATTACCAATATTAAAAGGTTATTACAAATCAAAAAAAAGAAAAAATAAATATAAATAAATATAATAATATATATTTTTGCATCTAATAAGGTGATTTTATGAATCAAAATGGGTATCCAACATTAGTTGAGCTAAAAAATAATAAAGAAAAGATGATAGAAAAAGGAGAAGAAATGCTTAAAGAATTAACTAATATTAGAATACTGTTAGAAAAATTGAGGAAAGATGAAGAAGAGAATTTAGACAAAATTACTGAACTTGAAGAAAAAGAAAATTATTTAGCTACTGAAATTTTAAAATTGGACTTGGGTATAAAAATATTAGAAGTAATAGAATTTATTATAGAGAACAATATATTTAGAGATTATTGGAAAATAATAGAAGAAAAAATACCATATGATGAGTTATTAGAGATTGTTGCAGAAAATGGATTAAATGTAAAAAAGGTTTGTATGGAGTTGTATAAAATTGCAAACATAGATGACAAAGATATTTTAAATAAAATTCAAAATTTACCAGATGATGAGTGCCAAAAAGTTTCTGAAAATACATGTATGCAGATTAACAAATATTTGGATAAAATAATCTCAAGAATTATTAAATTAAAAGAACTTACAAACAATAGCACATAATTTTTAATAATAATTCTTTTAATTTAATAATTGCTTATGCTTATAATTAATTATAGTTATTTTTATTTTTTGAAGAATTTTTATTTAGTGTGTTATCTTTAATGAATAAATAATAAATAATTATGAAATTTGAGGTGAGTAAATGAAAAGTGTAGAGCCAGTTAATTTTAGAGAGTTGGATAAGAAGATAAAAAAGTTCTGGGAAGAGAATGATATATATCAAAAAGTAAAGAAAAAGAATGAAGAAAATAAAGAATTTTATTTTGTTGATGGACCTCCTTACTGTTCTGGGGCAATACATCTTGGGACAGCTTGGAATAAGATAATTAAAGATACTTATTTAAGATTTAAGAGAATGCAAGGATATAATGTTTTAGATAAAGCTGGATGGGATATGCACGGTTTGCCAATAGAGGTTAAAGTTGAAAATGAGTTTGGAATAAAAAACAAGAAAGAGATAGAAACAAAAATTGGTATAGAACAATTTATTGAAAAATGTAAAGAATTTGCTTTAAAACACAAAGAAATTATGGAAAATCAGTTTAAAAACTTAGGAGTTTGGTTAGATTGGGAAAATGCATACATGCCAATAACTAAGGAGTATATGGAAATAGGTTGGTGGACATTAAAAGTTGCTCATGAGAAAGGATTATTAACAAGAGATTTGAGGGTTGTTTATTGGTGTCCAAGATGTGAAACAGCTTTAGCTGAACATGAAGTTAGAGGAGAGTATAAAGAAGTTTACGACCCCTCAGTTTATGTAAAATTTAAATTAGCAAATGAAGAAAACACCTATGTTGTAATTTGGACAACAACACCATGGACTTTAATAGCTAACTTAGCTGTTGCAGTACATCCAAACTATGATTACGCTTATGTAGAAGTTGAATTTGATGACAAAAAAGAAGTTTGGATTATTGCTGAAAAGTTAGTTGAGGATGTTATAAACAAAGCTAAAAAATTATACAATATCAAAAACTACAAAATAATCAAAAAAGTTAAAGGAAAAGAGTTAGAAGGAATAAAATATATTCATCCATTATTAGATGAGAATGAGAAGCAAAAAGAATTTGCAAAATTAGAAAATGCTCATACTATAGTATTAGGGGAACATGTAACCTTAGAGGGAGGAACTGGTTTAGTTCATACTGCCCCTGGACATGGGGAGGAGGACTTTGAAGTTGGTAAAAAATACAATCTGCCAATATATTCACCAATAGATGATGAAGGCAAATACATAGAAGGAAAATGGAAAGGCATTTTTGTTAAAGATGCAGATAATAGCATAATAGAGACTCTAAAAGATAAAGGATTGTTAGTTTATGCTGGAAAAATAAAACATAGTTATCCACACTGTTGGAGATGTAAAACACCTCTCTTGTTTAGAGCTACTGAGCAGTGGTTCTTAGAAATATCAAAAATTAAAGATAATATTATAGAACATGCAAAAACAGTTAGTTGGATACCTCACTGGGTTGAGACAAGATATATAAATGGAGTTAAGTTTGTTGGAGACTGGAATATAAGTAGGCAGAGGTATTGGGGAATTCCATTACCAGTATGGATTTGTGAGAAATGTGGAAAATATATAGTTGTGGGAAGTGTTGAAGAACTAAAGGAGAGAATGATAAATAAAGATGAAGTTGGAGAGATTAAAGATTTGCATAAACCAACAGTTGATAAAATAAAGTTGAGATGTGAATGTGGAGGAGTAATGGAGAGGGTTCCAGATGTCTTAGATGTTTGGTTTGACTCTGGTTTAGCACCTTATGCTTCAATTGGTTCAAAAACATTAAAAAAAGCTGACTTTATAACAGAAGGACATGACCAAGTTACTAAGTGGTTTTATTCACAACATGCACTTTCAGCTATTGTATTCAATGACATTCCATACAAAAAATGTTTAATGCACGGCTTTACGTTGGATGAGCATGGAGACAAGATGAGTAAGAGTTTAGGAAATATAGTTAATCCAGATGATGTCGTTGAAAAATATGGGGCTGATTTGTTGAGATTTTATCTTTTAAGTGCAAACAAGGTTTGGGAGGATTTAAGGTTTGTATGGAGTGAAATGGATGATGTTTTAAGCTTATTCAACACTCTATGGAATGCTTACATGTTTGCTGTAAATTACATGGTGTTAGATAACTTTAAACCAGATGAAAAATACTTTGAATATTTAAAAGATGAAGATAGATGGATTTTAAGTAGGGTAAATACTGTTGCCAAAATAGCAATTGAAAACCTTGATATTCCATATTTCCACACATACACATGGACATTAAAAGATTTCATATTAAATGACTTAAGTAGATGGTACATAAGGCTAATTAGGGAAAGAACATGGAAAGAAAAAGATGATACTGACAAATTAGCGGCATATCAAACACTCTACTATGTCCTATTAAAGTTATCTATAATAATGGCTCCTGTATCTCCTCATGTAGCTGAGGCAATATATCAAAACTTAAAAACAGAAGATATGGAAGAAAGTATATTTATGAATAAAATAGAAGTTGATGAAGAGTTTATTGATGAAGAGTTAGAGAGAGATATGGCAATAGTTAGAGATATAGTTGATGCAATCTACAGAGGAAGAGATAAAATAAAATACACTTTAAGATATCCATTAAAAGAAATAACTATTGCTGGTGGGGAAGAGGTTAAAAAAGCAGTAGAGAGATTTGAATACATAATAAAAGAGCAGGGTAATGTCAAAAATATCAAATTTGGAGAAGTTGAAGGTAGCAAATACATAATAAAACCAAACTACAGAGAGTTAGGTAAAAGATATAGAAGTGAAGTTCCAAAGGTTGTTGAAGCATTGAATAAAGCAGATGCTAAGGAGTTAATGGAAAAATTGAAAGAAGGAGCTGTAATATTGGATGGATATGAGATTAAGCCAGAGTATGTTGAAATTAGGTTAGAGATTCCTGAGCACATTGCAGGAGTTGAATTTTCAAAGGGAACTGTCTTTATAAATACTGAAATTACTGATGATTTAATAAGAGAAGGGTTAATGAGAGAAGTTATAAGAAGAATTCAAGCAATGAGAAAAGATTTAGACTTAGATATAGAAGAAAAAATTAAGGTTAAAGTTGAAGGAGTAGATATAGATGAGTTTAAGGAAATTATAGAAAGAGAAGTAAGGGGAATATTTGTAGATGATATAAAAGAGGACTATACAAAAGCTTGGGAAATAAAAACTCCAAATGGGGAAATATATAGAGTTAAAATAACTATCGAAAGAATAAATAAGAAATAAATTTAATTTTTTATTAGTTTTTTATTTAATTTCTATTTTATTTTTGCTTTATTTATTTTTGTTTAGAACGCTTTTATAATTAAATTTAATAATTTAGGTGACTTAATTTATGAAATTGGGTAAATTTGAGATAGACAATATTTATTTAGGAGATAGTTTAGTTTTAATGAAAGACATTCCAGATGATAGTATTGATCTAATTGTTACAGATCCTCCTTATGGAATTAACTTTAAAGGTAAAAAGAATAACTACAATAGAAAATATGAGAATGTTTTAGAAGGTTACAATGAGATTCCCAAAGAAAAATATTACGAATTTTCTTATAATTGGATGAAAGAGGCATATAGAATATTAAAACCAACTGGGAGTATGTATGTATTTTCTGGTTGGACTAATTTAAAGGATGTTCTCAATGCATTGGATGATGTAGGATTTATAACAATAAACCACATTATTTGGAAATATCAATTTGGAGTTTTTACAAAAAGGAAATTTGTTACCTCTCATTACCACATTTTATTTGTTGTTAAAGATGAAAAAAGATACAAATTTAATAAAATAGAACATTATCCAGAAGATGTTTGGATAATAAATAGGGAGTATTGGAGAGGTAAAGTTAAAACTCCAACAAAATTGCCTACTGAATTAGTTAAAAAAATTATTCTATATGGAAGTGATGAAGGAGATATAGTTTTTGATCCTTTCCTCGGTTCTGGACAGGTTTGTGTTGTTGCAAAAATGCTAAATAGACATTATTTAGGTTTTGAAATAGTTAAGGAGTATTATGAATTTGCAAAAAAGAGATTAGAAGAAATTGAAAGGCAAAAAGAGAATGGATTAATAAAGTGGATTAATAATAATTAAAATTGAGTGAGATTATGATTTTAAAAGAGGGAGAGGTTATTTTTGAAGTTCCAGATAAATTAACAATTACAAAAAAAGATGAAGTTTTTTACAACCCAAGAATGAAAACTTGTAGAGATTTAAGTATAGTTATAGTCCAAGCATTTTTAAATTTATATCATAAAGTTGATAAATGCTATATATGTGATGCTTTGGCAGGTAGTGGGATTAGAGGGCTTAGATATGCAAAAGAGATTGAATTTAGTGGGGATTTACAAGTTTTCCTAAATGATATAAATCCAAAGGCATATGAAAAAATAATAAATAATGCTAAAATGAATAAAATTGAGAATATAAAAGTTTTTAATGAAGATGCAAATACATTTTTATCAAAACATTTTAGATTTTTCAATATTATAGATTTAGATCCGTTTGGCTCTCCATCTCCTTATATTGACCAAGCTATTAGGGCATTAGTAACAAAAAATGGTTTGTTATGTATAACTGCAACAGATACAGCCGCTTTATGTGGAAGAGCTAAGAAATCTTGCCTAAGGAAATATTTAGCATATCCGTTATTTGGTAGAGACTGTCATGAGTTTGCTTTGAGAGTTTTGGTAGGTTATGTTATGAGAATGGCTACAAAATATGAAATTTCTCTAAAACCAGTATTTTGCCACGCAACCGACCATTATGTTAGAGTTTATTTAGTTACTGATAGAGGAGCTAAGAGATCTGATAAAACCTTTGAAATGTTAGGATATGTTAAAGATGTTAATGGAATTAAGATAATTAAAAAATTTGAAGAAGGTTATGAAAAAGGATTCTCAGGGCCTTTATATATAGGTAATTTATACGATAAAACTCTCGTTGATGAAGCTTTAAAAATAGCTGAGGAAAGAAAATTAAATGAGAGAATTTTAAAAATATTAAATGCAATTAGTGAGGAAGCGGAAATAAATCAAGTTGGTTGCTTTGACACTCACCAATTAGGGAAGATTTTAAAAATATCAGTCCCACCAATAAAAAATATTATAAATAAATTAAAAGAGCTTGGTTTTAAAGCCACAGTAACTCACTACAATCCAAAAGGAATAAAAACTAATGCTACATTAAAAGATGTTATTGATGTAATGTATAGATGTAGTAAAGTAAGGTGATATTATGCATTTTAATAAATTTATTAATAAATTTATAATTTTTATTTTTTTAATTCCTATAATATTGATAGGATTGTGTGGATGCTTTGAAATTGTCCCTAAAGAATTTTATGATGATTTTTCTTCATACTACGATGGAGAAAAAGCTCCATTTGGTGAATGGAAAGTTAAGGAAGGGGGATTTAAAATTGTTAGTATTTTAAGCGAAGATAAAAAAACAATAAATAATGTTGCAGTTCCAATAGACAATGGAATAATATATATTGATAAAAATTATACTGACTTTAAATTTTATGTTGATATAAAAAGACTTAAAGATAGCGACACTCCAAAAATATACTTTAGATTAATGAACAATGCAAACACTGGATATTACATAGAAATAGAGGGCTATGATATTGGATATAAACTTTACAAGTTTAATGGAACTAAAGTTGAATTATTAGATGAATCTTATTATGCAGCTCCGGCAGGAACTGATTTTTATAGGTATGAAGTTATAGCAATAGGGAACAAGATAATCTTTCTTGCAGGGGGACAGAAATATATAGAGTATGTTGATAATGATTCACCAATACTCAAAGGAGGAATAGGTATTGGTGGAGGAGAAGCTTATTATGACAATGTCAGAGTTGTGCCAATAAATCAATATTAAGATTTAAATTAATTAATTAACGAAAACTATATATATGGGTTATTATTATCTAATT from Methanocaldococcus lauensis encodes the following:
- a CDS encoding nucleotidyltransferase family protein, producing MVIGEIMDLNLKNFLEDREEIIKDSKRKDELSFKKFKKIVEKIKEKENKDKIVCDFTEYNPLHRGHKYALSVGKKYGIFISVLPGPLERSGRGVPYLLNRYIRAEMATKAGADIVVEGPPMGIMGSGQYMRCLIKMFYHLGAEIIPRGYIPEETIKRVISCINKGYHIKVKPYKIICVETGEVLGEKLNIDNYVIASMSQMIYKLNKEEDLNFHPKFVFIKRLEGISGTKIREAIFKNKFDDVKDMLPSTTLEILKELSNSGKLNSLILKRFEDRILKTVNEYDIYKYVPNNVAEILEKNKPYNNIDKIKNTLPNGFSKHFKERILSKLEARIPNETISKYINNYPSKIRILAIKDNDEIKE
- a CDS encoding RNA ligase partner protein produces the protein MQKQRFCLDTSAFTEPSVRKAMNVKTITELTDKLMDLIAEARIKLNISCHIPYPSVYKELIGFLQSENCPKDVIIKVDTWLVKKTPNRYEIKIPSEIFYEYVKDLRERINKGMRIGEEHIIKSSDMVYELSKGHPEMRKDEIINKVLSKTINTFRNKYRSALRVGTLDSAPDLDVLLLAKELDAAVVATDGGIEKWAQRLGLRFVNAVNFPFMLEEYLRHADRHRKF
- a CDS encoding DUF356 domain-containing protein encodes the protein MTLLLIRGDSYEKLKNALADVDRHAELTIIGKPKIIVPEAADEILGHILGEVKKPCKTACVAKIAEKAPKAIDRIRKIHPPAHIVVISERYGDIYYKLLDDFPKLPILKGYYKSKKRKNKYK
- the ileS gene encoding isoleucine--tRNA ligase, which gives rise to MKSVEPVNFRELDKKIKKFWEENDIYQKVKKKNEENKEFYFVDGPPYCSGAIHLGTAWNKIIKDTYLRFKRMQGYNVLDKAGWDMHGLPIEVKVENEFGIKNKKEIETKIGIEQFIEKCKEFALKHKEIMENQFKNLGVWLDWENAYMPITKEYMEIGWWTLKVAHEKGLLTRDLRVVYWCPRCETALAEHEVRGEYKEVYDPSVYVKFKLANEENTYVVIWTTTPWTLIANLAVAVHPNYDYAYVEVEFDDKKEVWIIAEKLVEDVINKAKKLYNIKNYKIIKKVKGKELEGIKYIHPLLDENEKQKEFAKLENAHTIVLGEHVTLEGGTGLVHTAPGHGEEDFEVGKKYNLPIYSPIDDEGKYIEGKWKGIFVKDADNSIIETLKDKGLLVYAGKIKHSYPHCWRCKTPLLFRATEQWFLEISKIKDNIIEHAKTVSWIPHWVETRYINGVKFVGDWNISRQRYWGIPLPVWICEKCGKYIVVGSVEELKERMINKDEVGEIKDLHKPTVDKIKLRCECGGVMERVPDVLDVWFDSGLAPYASIGSKTLKKADFITEGHDQVTKWFYSQHALSAIVFNDIPYKKCLMHGFTLDEHGDKMSKSLGNIVNPDDVVEKYGADLLRFYLLSANKVWEDLRFVWSEMDDVLSLFNTLWNAYMFAVNYMVLDNFKPDEKYFEYLKDEDRWILSRVNTVAKIAIENLDIPYFHTYTWTLKDFILNDLSRWYIRLIRERTWKEKDDTDKLAAYQTLYYVLLKLSIIMAPVSPHVAEAIYQNLKTEDMEESIFMNKIEVDEEFIDEELERDMAIVRDIVDAIYRGRDKIKYTLRYPLKEITIAGGEEVKKAVERFEYIIKEQGNVKNIKFGEVEGSKYIIKPNYRELGKRYRSEVPKVVEALNKADAKELMEKLKEGAVILDGYEIKPEYVEIRLEIPEHIAGVEFSKGTVFINTEITDDLIREGLMREVIRRIQAMRKDLDLDIEEKIKVKVEGVDIDEFKEIIEREVRGIFVDDIKEDYTKAWEIKTPNGEIYRVKITIERINKK
- a CDS encoding DNA-methyltransferase, coding for MKLGKFEIDNIYLGDSLVLMKDIPDDSIDLIVTDPPYGINFKGKKNNYNRKYENVLEGYNEIPKEKYYEFSYNWMKEAYRILKPTGSMYVFSGWTNLKDVLNALDDVGFITINHIIWKYQFGVFTKRKFVTSHYHILFVVKDEKRYKFNKIEHYPEDVWIINREYWRGKVKTPTKLPTELVKKIILYGSDEGDIVFDPFLGSGQVCVVAKMLNRHYLGFEIVKEYYEFAKKRLEEIERQKENGLIKWINNN
- a CDS encoding tRNA (guanine(10)-N(2))-dimethyltransferase; translation: MILKEGEVIFEVPDKLTITKKDEVFYNPRMKTCRDLSIVIVQAFLNLYHKVDKCYICDALAGSGIRGLRYAKEIEFSGDLQVFLNDINPKAYEKIINNAKMNKIENIKVFNEDANTFLSKHFRFFNIIDLDPFGSPSPYIDQAIRALVTKNGLLCITATDTAALCGRAKKSCLRKYLAYPLFGRDCHEFALRVLVGYVMRMATKYEISLKPVFCHATDHYVRVYLVTDRGAKRSDKTFEMLGYVKDVNGIKIIKKFEEGYEKGFSGPLYIGNLYDKTLVDEALKIAEERKLNERILKILNAISEEAEINQVGCFDTHQLGKILKISVPPIKNIINKLKELGFKATVTHYNPKGIKTNATLKDVIDVMYRCSKVR
- a CDS encoding family 16 glycoside hydrolase, with the protein product MHFNKFINKFIIFIFLIPIILIGLCGCFEIVPKEFYDDFSSYYDGEKAPFGEWKVKEGGFKIVSILSEDKKTINNVAVPIDNGIIYIDKNYTDFKFYVDIKRLKDSDTPKIYFRLMNNANTGYYIEIEGYDIGYKLYKFNGTKVELLDESYYAAPAGTDFYRYEVIAIGNKIIFLAGGQKYIEYVDNDSPILKGGIGIGGGEAYYDNVRVVPINQY